Proteins from one Rosa chinensis cultivar Old Blush chromosome 7, RchiOBHm-V2, whole genome shotgun sequence genomic window:
- the LOC112178923 gene encoding elongation factor Ts, mitochondrial isoform X1, with protein MAFRGGATRFLGSILCSYRSSTTATAANGRGFSTCVSNKRAVFSHVTETQTSIPLRLANPQCGSALFLLRTLSLGASSSSDQMSLIKQLRQRTSAPIKDVKAALIDCNWEIEAALKELRRRGKVLASKKSSRMASEGLLALAQNESRAAIIELNCETDFVARNEIFQYLASALAKQALLVEGSSQQVPGVIPIASEHLEDLKLNLEHPKISGETTVQTAITEVAAVMGENIKLRRGFVMPTASHGVVSTYLHASPQPGLGRIAGILSLEVEDKSAPLDAIQRVGSELAMHVVAAKPLFLTKEHVSSDALESEREILKSQAESTGKSQMAIDKIVEGRLRKYYEEVVLMEQKFIVDDSVNVKTLLDKLSKEVGSPVKIESFFRMEIGEGIQRLEASNTSENFAEAA; from the exons ATGGCTTTTCGTGGAGGTGCAACGCGTTTCCTTGGTTCAATACTGTGTAGTTATAGATCGTCAACTACAGCTACTGCTGCTAATGGCCGAGGTTTTTCTACCTGTGTCTCAAACAAAAGAGCTGTATTTTCTCATGTCACAGAGACCCAAACCTCGATTCCTTTGAGACTTGCCAATCCCCAATGTGGGTCTGCCCTCTTTCTTCTTAGGACGTTGAGTCTGGGAGCATCGTCGTCTTCTGACCAAATGAGTCTTATAAAGCAACTCAGGCAGAGAACCAGTGCTCCTATCAAAGATGTCAAGGCTGCTCTCATTGATTGCAATTGGGAAATCG AGGCTGCACTGAAGGAATTGAGGAGAAGAGGGAAGGTTTTGGCATCAAAAAAGTCATCAAGAATGGCTTCTGAGGGTTTGCTTGCACTGGCTCAGAACGAGAGCAGGGCTGCCATTATCGAACTCAACTGTGAGACTGACTTTGTTGCTAGAAATGAAATCTTTCAATACTTG gcATCAGCTTTGGCAAAGCAAGCTTTGCTGGTTGAAGGCTCTTCTCAACAGGTTCCTGGGGTCATTCCCATTGCCTCGGAACATTTAGAG GACTTGAAGTTAAATCTTGAACATCCAAAAATTAGTGGAGAAACAACTGTTCAGACTGCTATTACGGAAGTGGCTGCAGTAATGGGGGAAAATATTAAACTTAGAAGGGGATTTGTGATGCCTACAGCTTCACATGGTGTTGTTTCCACGTATCTCCATGCAAGTCCCCAACCAG GTTTGGGTCGCATTGCTGGAATTTTATCTCTCGAAGTAGAGGACAAGAGTGCTCCGTTGGATGCCATCCAGCGCGTTGGGTCAGAATTGGCAATGCATGTGGTGGCTGCAAAGCCTTTATTTTTAACAAAGGAACATGTTTCTTCTGATGCATTAGAGAGTGAACGGGAAATTCTCAAGTCTCAG GCTGAAAGTACGGGCAAGTCTCAGATGGCCATAGACAAAATAGTAGAAGGTCGTTTGCGTAAATACTACGAGGAAGTTGTTCTTATGGAGCAGAAGTTTATTGTGGACGATTCTGTAAATGTAAAG ACACTATTAGATAAGCTGTCTAAGGAAGTGGGATCACCAGTGAAGATTGAGAGCTTTTTCAGGATGGAAATTGGAGAAGGAATTCAAAG GCTTGAAGCATCCAATACATCTGAAAATTTTGCTGAGGCCGCTTGA
- the LOC112178923 gene encoding elongation factor Ts, mitochondrial isoform X2 has product MAFRGGATRFLGSILCSYRSSTTATAANGRGFSTCVSNKRAVFSHVTETQTSIPLRLANPQCGSALFLLRTLSLGASSSSDQMSLIKQLRQRTSAPIKDVKAALIDCNWEIEAALKELRRRGKVLASKKSSRMASEGLLALAQNESRAAIIELNCETDFVARNEIFQYLASALAKQALLVEGSSQQVPGVIPIASEHLEDLKLNLEHPKISGETTVQTAITEVAAVMGENIKLRRGFVMPTASHGVVSTYLHASPQPGLGRIAGILSLEVEDKSAPLDAIQRVGSELAMHVVAAKPLFLTKEHVSSDALESEREILKSQAESTGKSQMAIDKIVEGRLRKYYEEVVLMEQKFIVDDSVNVKTLLDKLSKEVGSPVKIESFFRMEIGEGIQSSTGFKS; this is encoded by the exons ATGGCTTTTCGTGGAGGTGCAACGCGTTTCCTTGGTTCAATACTGTGTAGTTATAGATCGTCAACTACAGCTACTGCTGCTAATGGCCGAGGTTTTTCTACCTGTGTCTCAAACAAAAGAGCTGTATTTTCTCATGTCACAGAGACCCAAACCTCGATTCCTTTGAGACTTGCCAATCCCCAATGTGGGTCTGCCCTCTTTCTTCTTAGGACGTTGAGTCTGGGAGCATCGTCGTCTTCTGACCAAATGAGTCTTATAAAGCAACTCAGGCAGAGAACCAGTGCTCCTATCAAAGATGTCAAGGCTGCTCTCATTGATTGCAATTGGGAAATCG AGGCTGCACTGAAGGAATTGAGGAGAAGAGGGAAGGTTTTGGCATCAAAAAAGTCATCAAGAATGGCTTCTGAGGGTTTGCTTGCACTGGCTCAGAACGAGAGCAGGGCTGCCATTATCGAACTCAACTGTGAGACTGACTTTGTTGCTAGAAATGAAATCTTTCAATACTTG gcATCAGCTTTGGCAAAGCAAGCTTTGCTGGTTGAAGGCTCTTCTCAACAGGTTCCTGGGGTCATTCCCATTGCCTCGGAACATTTAGAG GACTTGAAGTTAAATCTTGAACATCCAAAAATTAGTGGAGAAACAACTGTTCAGACTGCTATTACGGAAGTGGCTGCAGTAATGGGGGAAAATATTAAACTTAGAAGGGGATTTGTGATGCCTACAGCTTCACATGGTGTTGTTTCCACGTATCTCCATGCAAGTCCCCAACCAG GTTTGGGTCGCATTGCTGGAATTTTATCTCTCGAAGTAGAGGACAAGAGTGCTCCGTTGGATGCCATCCAGCGCGTTGGGTCAGAATTGGCAATGCATGTGGTGGCTGCAAAGCCTTTATTTTTAACAAAGGAACATGTTTCTTCTGATGCATTAGAGAGTGAACGGGAAATTCTCAAGTCTCAG GCTGAAAGTACGGGCAAGTCTCAGATGGCCATAGACAAAATAGTAGAAGGTCGTTTGCGTAAATACTACGAGGAAGTTGTTCTTATGGAGCAGAAGTTTATTGTGGACGATTCTGTAAATGTAAAG ACACTATTAGATAAGCTGTCTAAGGAAGTGGGATCACCAGTGAAGATTGAGAGCTTTTTCAGGATGGAAATTGGAGAAGGAATTCAAAG TTCCACAGGATTCAAAAGTTGA